The Clostridium sporogenes genome contains a region encoding:
- a CDS encoding peptidylprolyl isomerase, giving the protein MENNIVAIVNGQEITDRDVDNTILSFPKERQTYLNTEKGREDLIKQMIDFELSYNYAKDMKFDETEDFKKQLEATKKQLLIQVAVSNVLARATVSEEESKKYYEENKEEFRTQELITARHILVDSEEEANSIYGEIKSGLDFSEAAEKYSKCPSKAQGGSLGTFTKGQMVPEFEKAVFEAEVDKVTEAVKTQFGYHLIIVDNIRESMIKPFDEVKAMINNKLLQEKQNQQYNEFTQNLRDKYTVEIK; this is encoded by the coding sequence ATGGAAAATAATATCGTGGCTATAGTTAATGGGCAAGAAATTACAGATAGGGATGTAGATAATACAATACTTAGCTTCCCAAAGGAAAGACAAACATATTTAAATACAGAAAAGGGAAGAGAAGACTTAATAAAACAAATGATTGATTTTGAACTTTCATATAATTATGCTAAAGATATGAAATTTGATGAAACAGAAGATTTTAAAAAACAATTAGAAGCTACTAAGAAGCAACTTTTAATACAAGTAGCGGTATCTAATGTTTTAGCTAGAGCTACAGTTTCAGAAGAAGAATCTAAAAAATATTATGAAGAAAATAAAGAAGAGTTTAGAACACAAGAACTTATAACAGCAAGACATATATTAGTTGATTCAGAAGAAGAAGCTAATAGTATATATGGAGAAATAAAAAGTGGATTAGATTTTTCAGAAGCAGCTGAAAAATATTCAAAATGTCCTTCAAAAGCTCAAGGGGGAAGTTTAGGAACATTTACTAAAGGGCAAATGGTTCCAGAATTCGAAAAAGCAGTGTTTGAAGCAGAAGTTGATAAAGTTACAGAAGCTGTTAAGACTCAATTTGGATATCATTTAATAATAGTTGATAATATAAGAGAAAGTATGATTAAGCCTTTTGATGAAGTTAAAGCTATGATAAATAATAAACTTTTACAAGAAAAACAAAATCAACAATATAATGAGTTTACACAAAACTTAAGAGATAAATATACAGTTGAAATAAAATAA
- a CDS encoding NAD-dependent protein deacylase, translating to MRLEKLKNIIDNSENIVFLGGAGVSTESNIPDFRSNSGLYKSKNKINYSPETILSNSFFKDNTEEFFAFYKNKMIFKDAKPNLAHYALTELEKIGKLKAIITQNIDGLHQLSGAKNVLELHGNVNRNYCINCGEKYNLDYILNTGNSSKDIPHCKKCGGIVRPDVVLYEEGLDMNTINEAIYYIQNSDVLIVGGTSLVVYPAAGLVNYYKGKKLVLINKGETPYDKRADLVIHDGIGSVLEKAILKN from the coding sequence ATGAGGTTAGAGAAATTAAAAAATATTATAGATAACAGTGAAAATATAGTGTTTTTAGGTGGAGCAGGAGTATCTACAGAAAGTAATATTCCTGATTTCAGATCAAATAGTGGATTATATAAATCAAAAAATAAAATCAATTATTCGCCAGAAACAATATTAAGTAATAGTTTTTTTAAAGATAATACTGAAGAATTTTTCGCATTTTATAAAAATAAGATGATATTTAAAGACGCAAAACCTAATTTAGCTCATTATGCTTTAACTGAATTAGAAAAAATCGGAAAATTAAAAGCAATAATAACTCAAAATATTGATGGATTGCATCAGCTATCAGGAGCTAAGAATGTATTAGAGTTACATGGAAATGTCAATAGAAATTATTGTATTAATTGTGGAGAAAAATATAATTTAGATTATATATTGAATACTGGAAATAGTAGTAAAGATATACCACATTGTAAAAAATGTGGAGGCATAGTTAGACCAGATGTAGTTCTTTATGAAGAAGGATTAGATATGAATACTATAAACGAAGCTATATATTATATTCAAAACTCAGATGTGCTTATAGTAGGTGGTACATCACTCGTGGTGTATCCTGCAGCTGGCCTAGTCAATTATTATAAGGGTAAAAAATTAGTTTTAATAAATAAAGGAGAAACACCTTATGATAAAAGAGCTGATTTGGTTATTCATGATGGTATAGGTAGTGTTTTAGAAAAAGCAATTTTAAAAAACTAA
- a CDS encoding S66 peptidase family protein, producing the protein MLLKHLNKGDTIGIVSPASPIEKDVVLKNMQVFKDLGFNIKLGNHIYNKCGYLSGKDIDRAKDLMDMFIDPSIDMILCSRGGYGSMRILPYLDFNIIKNNPKIFGGFSDITVLLNYITYKCNFTTFHCPMLSSDFNNMHTLKSFLEPLMNKFTYYEISNPNFVPLLSETDNIVEGNLVGGNLSLICNTLGTPYEINTVDNILFLEEISEPPYKIDRMLTQLILSGKIKSCSGLILGQFSNCNINNRGEGFSLDEVILDRLLPSNKPIIRNLMSGHCDPNLTLPIGSKIRLDCKNKLIKVLNY; encoded by the coding sequence ATGTTATTAAAACATTTAAATAAAGGAGACACTATAGGAATAGTATCTCCTGCAAGTCCTATTGAAAAAGATGTTGTTTTAAAAAATATGCAGGTATTTAAAGACTTAGGTTTTAATATTAAACTAGGAAACCACATATATAATAAATGTGGTTATTTATCCGGTAAAGATATAGATAGAGCTAAAGACTTAATGGATATGTTTATAGATCCATCTATAGATATGATTCTTTGTTCAAGAGGTGGCTATGGATCTATGAGAATACTTCCTTATTTGGACTTTAATATTATAAAAAATAATCCTAAAATTTTTGGTGGTTTTAGTGACATAACAGTTCTATTAAATTATATAACTTATAAATGTAACTTTACCACTTTTCACTGTCCAATGCTTTCATCAGACTTTAATAATATGCATACTTTGAAAAGTTTTCTAGAGCCCTTAATGAATAAGTTCACATATTATGAAATATCAAATCCTAATTTTGTTCCCTTGTTATCTGAAACTGATAATATAGTAGAAGGTAATCTAGTTGGAGGAAATTTATCTCTTATATGTAATACCTTAGGTACTCCTTACGAAATTAATACTGTAGATAATATTCTATTTTTAGAGGAAATTTCAGAGCCTCCTTATAAAATAGATCGAATGTTAACTCAATTAATACTATCTGGGAAAATTAAATCTTGTTCCGGACTTATATTAGGTCAATTTTCAAATTGTAATATAAATAATCGTGGAGAAGGTTTCTCTCTAGATGAAGTTATATTAGATAGATTATTACCTAGTAATAAACCTATTATAAGAAACTTAATGTCAGGTCACTGTGACCCTAATTTAACCTTACCTATAGGATCTAAAATTAGATTGGATTGTAAAAATAAGTTAATAAAAGTTCTAAATTATTAA
- a CDS encoding magnesium transporter CorA family protein has protein sequence MISIYKNTEEDKTIKKLDNIEPSTWINIVAPSEQELIFVSKKTGVTLDFLKAPLDEEETSRIDIEDNNMIVILDIPFTEMEDNSLTYDTYPLAIINTPNNIITVCLKNSKILTDFFNNKVKSFYTFKRSRFILQILYRIASYFLLYLRQIDKKSLMIEKKLHKSMKNKELILLLSLEKSLVYFSTSLKANEITLEKMLKLDIIQKYPEDQDVLEDVIIENKQAIEMANIYSNILSGTMDAFASVISNNLNIVMKLLASITIVMSIPNIIFGSFGMNLTGIPFSKSPQGFWLAYGVTAMLCIICIIILKKKDLF, from the coding sequence ATGATTTCAATTTATAAAAACACTGAAGAAGACAAAACAATAAAAAAGTTAGATAACATAGAACCTAGTACTTGGATTAATATAGTAGCACCTTCGGAGCAAGAACTTATTTTTGTATCAAAAAAAACTGGAGTTACTTTAGATTTTTTAAAAGCTCCTTTAGATGAAGAAGAAACTTCACGAATAGACATTGAAGATAATAATATGATAGTAATCTTAGATATACCATTTACAGAAATGGAAGATAATTCATTGACCTATGATACTTATCCTCTAGCTATTATAAATACACCAAATAATATTATTACTGTATGTTTAAAAAATAGCAAAATTTTAACAGACTTTTTTAATAATAAAGTAAAATCTTTTTATACTTTTAAAAGATCTAGATTTATTCTACAAATATTATATAGAATAGCTAGTTATTTTCTTTTATATTTAAGACAAATAGATAAGAAAAGTCTAATGATAGAAAAAAAACTTCATAAATCTATGAAGAATAAAGAACTTATTCTATTATTATCCTTAGAAAAATCTTTAGTTTATTTCTCCACCTCTCTAAAGGCTAATGAGATAACCTTAGAAAAAATGTTAAAGTTAGATATAATACAAAAATATCCTGAAGATCAAGATGTGTTAGAAGATGTTATTATAGAAAATAAGCAAGCAATAGAGATGGCTAATATATATAGTAATATTTTAAGTGGAACTATGGATGCCTTCGCATCTGTTATATCTAATAATCTAAACATAGTTATGAAGTTGCTAGCATCTATAACTATAGTAATGTCTATACCTAATATAATTTTTGGCTCCTTTGGAATGAACTTAACTGGTATTCCTTTTAGTAAGTCCCCACAGGGATTTTGGCTTGCTTATGGAGTTACAGCTATGTTGTGTATAATTTGTATAATAATATTGAAAAAAAAGGACTTATTCTGA
- a CDS encoding M20 family peptidase, with product MKQKIVSYLKSIESDLFNISKYLYDNPETSFNEYKSCKYLIDILKKNNFNVQENYYNIPTSFYAEFGKGYPKICFFCEYDAPNELGHVSGHNLVSSISLGAALSLSKVIDNFSGTIIVMGTPGESLSGSKVTLAKQGAFKDIDVGLMVHPDKVTCQSGSSMAILPLKIKFKGRETLSYENTDVFSSLNGLLYTFNSINLLKQSINQNFHIDKLVINSGKDPYISSNTTEAKFYIRSKSISTAIYVEKRIRQIVANVNSLLNLHSEICFFELPYRELITNKRLSRLFCHNLKEAGIIDICNKKNTVSGLSLGTVSHYIPCIHPYISILDKDSSIDYFTEEFANETLKNHAQQNAFKACQALSLTALDLIQNDTLLKEVKKEFFTKIE from the coding sequence ATGAAACAAAAAATAGTATCTTACTTAAAATCTATAGAATCAGATTTATTTAATATATCTAAATATCTTTATGATAATCCAGAAACAAGTTTCAATGAATACAAATCTTGTAAATATTTAATAGATATTTTAAAGAAAAATAATTTTAATGTCCAAGAAAACTATTATAATATCCCCACATCATTTTATGCAGAGTTTGGTAAAGGTTATCCTAAAATATGTTTTTTTTGTGAATACGATGCCCCAAATGAACTAGGGCATGTATCAGGGCATAACTTAGTTTCCTCCATATCCCTAGGAGCTGCTTTATCTCTTTCAAAGGTAATAGATAATTTTTCTGGAACTATTATTGTAATGGGAACTCCCGGTGAATCTTTAAGCGGTTCTAAAGTAACTTTAGCTAAACAAGGAGCTTTTAAAGATATCGATGTAGGTCTTATGGTTCATCCTGATAAGGTAACCTGCCAAAGTGGATCTTCAATGGCTATTCTTCCTTTAAAAATAAAATTTAAAGGAAGGGAAACCTTAAGCTATGAAAATACTGATGTATTTTCATCATTAAATGGTCTTTTATATACATTTAATTCTATAAATCTTTTAAAACAATCTATTAATCAAAACTTTCATATAGATAAATTAGTTATTAATAGTGGCAAAGATCCTTATATTTCTTCCAATACTACAGAAGCTAAATTTTATATAAGATCTAAAAGTATATCAACTGCTATTTATGTAGAAAAGCGAATAAGACAAATAGTAGCAAATGTTAACTCTCTTCTAAATTTACATTCAGAAATTTGTTTTTTTGAATTACCTTATAGGGAATTAATAACCAATAAAAGATTATCTCGATTGTTTTGCCATAATTTAAAGGAAGCTGGTATAATTGACATTTGCAATAAAAAAAATACTGTATCAGGCTTAAGCTTAGGAACAGTAAGTCATTATATTCCTTGTATTCACCCCTATATATCTATATTGGATAAAGATAGTTCTATAGATTACTTTACTGAAGAATTTGCAAATGAAACTTTAAAAAATCATGCTCAACAAAACGCTTTTAAAGCTTGTCAGGCTTTAAGTTTAACTGCATTAGATTTAATTCAAAATGATACACTTTTAAAAGAAGTAAAAAAAGAATTTTTTACTAAAATTGAATAA
- a CDS encoding sigma factor G inhibitor Gin, with protein MKKQYCIICGKPLNSGIIINRKGICDVCEERMVNSDMNTDFYEFYKKCIRKNLVQTFIKDEEMRWENYRF; from the coding sequence ATGAAAAAACAATATTGTATTATATGTGGTAAGCCTCTAAATAGTGGTATAATTATAAACAGAAAAGGAATATGTGATGTTTGCGAAGAAAGAATGGTAAATAGTGATATGAATACAGATTTTTATGAATTTTATAAAAAATGTATAAGAAAAAATTTAGTGCAAACTTTTATAAAGGATGAGGAAATGAGATGGGAGAATTACCGATTTTAA
- a CDS encoding aminotransferase class I/II-fold pyridoxal phosphate-dependent enzyme: MGELPILNGVLKYIEEKNILFSMPGHKGSLGFLFTKEGKNFCENILQCDLTEVEGLDNLHNSEGIIKESGYLLSRFYNSKKSYFLVNGSTSGNLAMIFSCFKEEDKIIVERNCHRSIFNGIIMRKLKPIYIKNKVYRQFNAPLSIDLEHFLSLIKENKDAKGIVITYPNYYGVCPNLEIIVKEAKKYNMKVLIDSAHGAHFGVCEKLPKSALELGADMVVMSAHKTLPSLTQTAFLHIGKDSIVDINKVDFYISAFSSTSPSYLFLCSMDYSRFYLEKYGEKHYNELINRANYYRKKINLLDSFYILNYSDIKHLNLKYKDVMDIDFTRYVINVKNNLNVSDLSKYLRECGIQCEMSDGNNIILILSPFYNEDIMDILYESLYEWDKNYNNKDKYNYNLNYNYIETNMNIYPYEVLEKEYLWIDYKDSLGKISYNNIVPYPPGVPIIMAGEVINKEIIDVICYYKNNGIDVLGLKNNKIQIVK; encoded by the coding sequence ATGGGAGAATTACCGATTTTAAATGGAGTTTTAAAATATATTGAGGAAAAAAACATACTGTTTTCTATGCCAGGACATAAAGGATCCTTAGGATTTTTATTTACTAAAGAGGGAAAAAATTTTTGTGAAAATATACTTCAATGTGATTTAACAGAAGTTGAAGGATTGGATAATCTTCATAATAGTGAAGGAATAATAAAAGAGTCCGGCTATCTTTTAAGCCGGTTTTATAATTCTAAAAAATCTTATTTTTTAGTAAATGGTAGTACTAGTGGAAACTTAGCTATGATATTTTCTTGTTTTAAAGAAGAAGATAAAATCATTGTAGAAAGAAATTGCCACAGATCTATATTTAATGGAATAATTATGAGAAAATTAAAACCAATATATATAAAAAATAAGGTGTATAGGCAATTTAATGCTCCACTTTCAATAGATTTGGAGCATTTTTTAAGTTTAATAAAAGAAAATAAAGATGCAAAGGGTATAGTAATAACTTATCCTAATTATTATGGGGTTTGTCCTAATTTAGAAATTATAGTAAAAGAGGCTAAAAAATACAATATGAAAGTATTAATAGATTCAGCTCATGGAGCTCATTTTGGTGTGTGTGAAAAGTTACCTAAAAGTGCCTTAGAGCTAGGAGCAGACATGGTAGTAATGAGTGCTCATAAAACCCTCCCTAGTTTAACACAAACAGCATTTTTACATATAGGCAAAGATTCTATAGTTGATATTAATAAGGTGGATTTTTACATAAGTGCTTTTTCTAGCACTAGCCCTTCCTACTTATTTTTATGTTCTATGGATTATAGCAGGTTTTATTTGGAGAAATATGGAGAGAAACATTATAATGAATTGATTAATAGAGCAAATTATTATAGAAAAAAAATAAATTTATTAGATAGCTTTTATATATTAAATTATAGTGATATAAAACATTTAAATCTTAAATATAAAGATGTAATGGATATAGATTTTACAAGATATGTAATAAATGTGAAAAATAATTTAAATGTTAGTGATTTATCTAAGTATTTAAGAGAATGTGGAATACAATGTGAAATGAGCGATGGAAACAACATAATTTTAATATTATCTCCATTTTATAATGAAGATATTATGGATATATTATATGAGTCTTTATATGAGTGGGACAAAAATTATAATAATAAAGATAAATATAATTATAATTTAAATTATAATTATATAGAAACTAATATGAACATATATCCTTATGAGGTTTTAGAAAAAGAATATTTATGGATAGACTATAAGGATTCCTTAGGTAAAATAAGTTATAATAATATAGTTCCCTATCCTCCAGGTGTTCCAATAATAATGGCAGGAGAGGTAATAAATAAAGAAATAATAGATGTTATATGTTATTATAAAAATAATGGAATAGATGTATTAGGTTTAAAGAATAATAAGATTCAAATAGTAAAATAA
- a CDS encoding dTMP kinase, which translates to MERGRLIVIEGSDGSGKATQTKKLYDKLVKQNKKVKKVEFPNYKSESSALIKMYLSGEFGKNPDSVNPYASSTFYAIDRFASYKKDWEEFYLKGGIIIADRYTTSNMIHQAAKIKEVQAKDKFLNWLWDFEFEKFNLPVPDCVIFLDMPPKCSKSLMETRNNKFTGEKEKDIHENNYEYLLESYNNSKYISEKYGWNRIECTNEDKIKSIDQINDDIIKVITKYIDFSEQS; encoded by the coding sequence ATGGAAAGAGGTAGGTTAATAGTTATAGAAGGTAGTGATGGAAGTGGTAAAGCTACCCAAACTAAAAAACTTTATGATAAATTAGTAAAACAAAATAAAAAAGTTAAAAAAGTGGAATTCCCTAATTATAAAAGTGAATCATCTGCTTTAATAAAGATGTATTTAAGTGGTGAATTTGGAAAGAATCCTGATAGTGTAAACCCTTATGCTTCATCTACATTTTATGCAATAGACAGATTTGCATCCTATAAAAAAGATTGGGAAGAGTTTTACTTAAAGGGTGGAATTATTATTGCAGATAGATATACCACATCTAATATGATACATCAAGCAGCAAAAATAAAGGAGGTACAAGCTAAAGATAAATTTTTAAATTGGCTATGGGATTTTGAATTTGAAAAGTTTAATTTACCTGTACCAGATTGTGTTATATTTTTAGATATGCCTCCTAAATGTAGTAAAAGCCTTATGGAAACTAGGAATAATAAATTTACAGGAGAGAAAGAGAAAGATATACACGAAAATAACTATGAGTATCTATTAGAGTCATATAACAATTCTAAATATATATCAGAAAAATATGGTTGGAATAGAATTGAATGTACTAATGAGGATAAGATTAAAAGTATAGACCAAATAAATGATGATATAATTAAAGTAATAACAAAATATATAGATTTTAGTGAACAAAGCTAA
- a CDS encoding cyclic-di-AMP receptor: MKLVIAIVQDDDASDLIDEITEDGFRVTKLATTGGFLKAGNTTLMIGVEEKDVDKLIKKIEEICKTRKQIVTSPSPVNGSAGMYVPYPIEVEVGGATIFVVDVDKFVRV, translated from the coding sequence ATGAAATTAGTTATTGCTATTGTTCAAGATGATGATGCTTCAGATTTAATAGATGAAATAACAGAAGATGGGTTTAGAGTAACAAAGTTGGCTACTACAGGAGGATTCTTAAAAGCAGGAAATACTACTCTTATGATAGGTGTAGAAGAAAAAGATGTAGATAAATTGATTAAAAAAATAGAAGAGATATGTAAAACTAGAAAACAAATTGTAACATCACCATCACCGGTAAATGGATCAGCTGGAATGTATGTACCTTATCCAATAGAAGTAGAGGTTGGAGGAGCTACTATATTTGTTGTGGATGTAGATAAATTTGTAAGAGTTTAA
- a CDS encoding DNA polymerase III subunit delta': MNSYTIIGHENIKNKIKNSIVKGKFSHASIIVGEDGIGKSIIAKEIAMIILEKSQRRSYADLIEFKPINKKSIGIDDIRNLIEEINKKPIEGNKKVIIIYKSELITEIAQNAFLKTIEEPPKGVYIILLCENMEHMLDTIKSRCEIFKLNRLKPYDIENFIKYKYKDIKKDNINSAIAFSDGIPGKAERFIEDESLKYIRDMSLGILKDSKDLSNYNYLMKYENFLMNYKETWEEILTCILSYLRDSLLFKETGDEELLLNVDKKESIKDISEKYSYINLDKIVSIINDTRDKLNRNINSTLVFDAMLIKMQEV; the protein is encoded by the coding sequence TTGAATTCATATACAATAATAGGGCATGAAAATATAAAAAATAAGATTAAAAATTCAATAGTTAAAGGTAAATTTTCTCATGCTAGTATTATTGTTGGAGAGGATGGCATCGGTAAAAGTATAATAGCTAAAGAAATAGCTATGATTATATTAGAAAAATCACAGCGAAGAAGTTATGCAGACCTAATAGAATTTAAACCTATTAATAAAAAATCTATAGGTATAGATGATATAAGAAACTTAATAGAAGAGATAAATAAAAAACCCATAGAAGGAAATAAAAAGGTTATTATAATATATAAATCTGAATTAATAACAGAAATTGCTCAAAATGCCTTTTTAAAAACTATAGAGGAGCCACCTAAAGGTGTTTATATAATATTGTTATGTGAAAATATGGAACACATGCTAGATACTATAAAATCTAGATGCGAAATATTTAAATTAAATAGGCTAAAGCCATATGATATAGAGAATTTTATAAAATATAAATACAAGGATATAAAAAAAGACAATATAAATTCAGCAATAGCATTTAGTGATGGAATTCCAGGTAAGGCTGAAAGATTTATTGAAGATGAGTCACTAAAATATATAAGAGATATGAGTTTAGGTATATTAAAAGATTCAAAAGACTTAAGTAATTATAATTATTTGATGAAATATGAAAACTTTTTAATGAATTATAAGGAAACTTGGGAAGAGATTTTAACTTGTATTTTATCATATCTTAGAGATTCATTGTTATTTAAGGAAACTGGAGATGAAGAGTTATTATTAAATGTAGATAAGAAAGAGTCTATAAAAGATATATCAGAAAAATATTCATATATAAACTTGGATAAAATAGTAAGTATAATAAATGATACAAGAGATAAATTAAATAGGAATATAAACTCCACTCTAGTATTTGATGCAATGCTTATAAAAATGCAGGAGGTATAA